The following proteins come from a genomic window of Musa acuminata AAA Group cultivar baxijiao chromosome BXJ1-7, Cavendish_Baxijiao_AAA, whole genome shotgun sequence:
- the LOC103991349 gene encoding uncharacterized protein LOC103991349 encodes MAKNKTLIAVGFEGSANKIGVGVVALDGAILSNPRHTYITPPGHGFLPRETAHHHLRHVLPLLRSALDDAGITPADVDCLCYTKGPGMGAPLQVSAVAVRALSQLWGKPIVAVNHCVAHIEMGRIVTGAEDPVVLYVSGGNTQVIAYSEGRYRIFGETIDIAVGNCLDRFARVLTLSNDPSPGYNIEQLAKKGEKFIDLPYVVKGMDVSFSGILSYIEATAVEKLKNNECTPADLCYSLQETLFAMLVEITERAMAHCDTKDVLIVGGVGCNERLQEMMRIMCSERGGKLFATDDRYCVDNGAMIAYTGLLAFAHGMTTPLEESTFTQRFRTDEVQAIWREKSICGE; translated from the exons ATGGCGAAGAATAAGACGCTGATCGCCGTGGGGTTTGAGGGGTCGGCGAACAAGATCGGCGTGGGGGTCGTCGCCCTCGATGGCGCCATCCTCTCCAACCCTCGCCACACCTACATCACGCCGCCTGGCCACGGGTTTCTTCCCCGGGAGACCGCCCACCACCACCTCCGCCACGTCCTCCCCCTCCTCCGCTCCGCCCTCGACGACGCCGGCATCACCCCCGCCGACGTCGACTGCCTCTGCTACACCAAGGGGCCCGGCATGGGCGCCCCCCTTCAGGTCTCCGCGGTGGCCGTCCGCGCCCTCTCCCAGCTCTGGGGGAAGCCCATCGTCGCCGTCAACCACTGCGTTGCCCACATCGAGATGGGCCGGATCGTCACCGGGGCTGAGGACCCTGTCGTGCTTTACGTCAGTGGAGGGAACACTCAAGTCATAGCGTACAGCGAGGGAAGGTACCGAATTTTCGGGGAGACTATTGACATCGCTGTTGGTAATTGCCTGGATCGTTTTGCTAGGGTTCTTACCCTGTCCAATGATCCCAGTCCCGGATATAACATCGAGCAG CTTGCAAAGAAAGGAGAGAAGTTCATAGATCTTCCCTATGTTGTCAAGGGTATGGATGTTTCATTTAGTGGCATATTAAGCTATATTGAAGCGACTGCAGTTGAGAAGCTTAAAAACAATGAATGCACACCAGCAGATCTCTGTTACTCCTTGCAG GAAACGCTCTTTGCTATGCTTGTGGAGATCACTGAACGTGCAATGGCACATTGTGATACGAAGGATGTCCTAATTGTTGGTGGTGTAGGATGCAATGAACGGTTGCAAGAGATGATGAGGATAATGTGCTCAGAGAGGGGAGGCAAACTGTTTGCAACTGATGATAGATACTGTGTCGACAATGGAGCAATGATAGCATACACTGGTCTCCTTGCGTTTGCACATGGCATGACCACGCCATTGGAGGAATCAACATTTACTCAGAGGTTCCGCACTGATGAAGTTCAAGCAATTTGGAGAGAGAAAAGTATCTGCGGAGAGTAG
- the LOC135678607 gene encoding pentatricopeptide repeat-containing protein At1g51965, mitochondrial-like, whose translation MKRLPLLTPARAFATTYSGRVVRVDSSGRALAVEVDPPDLPRDARGHALPRRDLICRAARILRSTSPAAAPLLDLADYLQTLTLTLTPAEVSEILKCIRNPDRALEFFRFAASLPGFHHDCFTYNRILSILARSGAVDGDTVRWIVDEMERDGVNGSISTINILIGILGGGELDRCLELVKKWGLKFNGYTYKCLMQAYLRYRVVDRAFRAFEEMKRKGYKLDIFAYNMLVDALAKAEKVEQAYKVFADMKRRHCEPDAYTYTILIRMSGKIGKTDEFLSFFEEMIRKGCALNLISYNTMIQALAKNRMVDKAIFIFSKMVENDCQPNEFTFSVLIDGLAAEGQLDRLDQVVEVSNKFMNKSIYAYLVKTLSKLGHVSEAHRMFCSMWSFHDKGDRDAYLSMLETLCSAGKTSEAMELLNKIHEKGITTDTVMYNMVFSALGKLKQVPYIYTLYEQMKAEGHFPDIFTYNILISSFGKVGLIDKAFEIFEEMESTDCKPDVVTYNSLINCLGKNGDLDEAHMRFMEMQEKGLNPDVVTYSTLIECFGKSNKVEMACRLFDEMLAQGCFPNIVTYNILLDCLERCGNTAEAFKLYATMKQRGLTPDSITYTILARLESGSQKAVRVRKQSRITGWVVSPLR comes from the exons ATGAAGCGTCTTCCCTTACTCACCCCGGCCCGCGCCTTCGCCACGACGTACAGCGGCCGGGTCGTCCGAGTCGACTCGTCTGGCCGCGCCCTCGCCGTCGAGGTCGACCCACCGGACCTCCCCCGCGACGCTCGAGGCCACGCCCTCCCACGCCGCGACCTCATCTGCCGCGCCGCCCGCATCCTCCGCTCCACTTCCCCCGCCGCCGCCCCCCTCCTCGACCTTGCCGACTACCTCCAAACCCTAACCCTCACCCTCACCCCCGCCGAGGTCAGCGAGATTCTCAAGTGCATCCGGAACCCCGATCGCGCCCTCGAGTTCTTCCGCTTCGCCGCCTCACTCCCCGGGTTCCACCATGATTGTTTCACCTACAACCGGATCCTCTCCATCCTCGCCAGGTCGGGCGCTGTTGATGGAGACACTGTCCGCTGGATCGTGGACGAGATGGAGCGTGATGGAGTGAACGGAAGCATATCCACCATCAACATCTTGATCGGGATACTCGGGGGTGGAGAGCTGGACCGGTGCTTGGAACTCGTTAAGAAGTGGGGATTGAAGTTTAACGGGTACACCTACAAGTGCTTGATGCAGGCGTACTTGAGATACCGGGTTGTGGACCGGGCGTTTAGGGCTTTTGAGGAGATGAAGAGGAAAGGATATAAATTGGATATCTTTGCCTATAATATGCTAGTGGATGCGCTAGCCAAAGCTGAAAAG GTTGAACAGGCTTACAAGGTTTTTGCAGATATGAAACGTAGGCACTGTGAACCAGATGCATATACTTACACAATTTTAATCAGAATGTCTGGAAAGATAGGGAAAACAGATGAATTCCTCTCTTTTTTTGAAGAGATGATAAGAAAAGGATGTGCTCTTAACTTAATTTCTTATAATACTATGATTCAAGCACTTGCTAAGAATCGAATGGTGGATAAAGCTATCTTTATTTTTTCCAAAATGGTTGAGAATGATTGCCAACCCAATGAATTCACATTTAGTGTCTTGATAGATGGTTTAGCAGCAGAAGGACAACTTGATAGGCTAGATCAGGTTGTGGAAGTATCTAACAAGTTCATGAATAAGTCAATTTATGCTTACTTGGTGAAGACACTGAGTAAGTTAGGCCATGTAAGTGAGGCCCATCGCATGTTTTGTAGTATGTGGAGTTTCCATGACAAAGGGGACAGGGATGCTTATTTGTCCATGCTTGAAACTCTTTGTAGTGCAGGGAAGACATCAGAAGCTATGGAATTACTGAATAAAATACATGAAAAAGGGATAACCACTGATACTGTCATGTATAACATGGTTTTTTCAGCTCTTGGTAAGCTTAAGCAAGTACCCTATATTTACACCCTTTATGAGCAGATGAAGGCAGAAGGCCATTTTCCTGACATATTTACTTATAATATTCTCATCTCAAGCTTCGGCAAAGTTGGTCTGATTGAtaaggcttttgaaatttttgaagAAATGGAGAGTACTGATTGTAAACCTGATGTAGTCACCTACAATTCTTTAATAAATTGCCTTGGGAAAAATGGAGACCTAGATGAAGCTCACATGCGTTTCATGGAGAtgcaggaaaaaggattgaacccTGATGTTGTTACTTATAGTACTCTCATTGAATGTTTTGGGAAATCCAATAAAGTTGAGATGGCTTGTAGGTTGTTTGATGAGATGCTTGCTCAAGGTTGCTTTCCTAACATTGTAACATACAACATTTTGCTTGATTGTCTGGAGAGGTGTGGGAACACAGCTGAAGCATTTAAGCTGTATGCTACTATGAAGCAACGTGGGCTGACGCCAGATTCAATAACTTATACAATACTTGCACGATTAGAGAGTGGATCCCAAAAAGCAGTAAGAGTTCGCAAACAGAGTCGTATTACAGGATGGGTTGTTAGCCCGTTAAGGTAA